CGAGGCCACGTGCAGCACCCGCGAGTCGGGAGTGACGGCATACCGGTCGACGACGTTGGCCGCGAGTTGCGCGAGTCCGCGGTGAGTGACACTGACGGCCTTGGGTTTCCCGGTCGACCCCGAGGTGTGGATGACGTAGGCCTCGTTGTCGACGTGCAGGGTGGGCGGGGTGAACGCGATCGGGTCTGCGTCGAGCAGGTCCTCGATGGCGAACCATCGGACCGTGCTCGGAAGGTGGTGCACACCGGCACGAGTGGTGATGCCGAACTCGACGTGCGCATCGGCGAGTACTGCAGCCAATCGCTCGGCGGGCTCGGTGGGGTCGAGTGGAACGAACGATGCGCCCGAGGTCGAGACCGACCATGACGCCAGCAGCGATTCGTAGGAGCGATCGACGGCCACGGCAATGCGCGTCTCCGGGCCTGCACCGATCGAGACCAACTGCGCAGCAATGTGTTCCGCGACCCTGGTGAAGTCGTCACTGGATTGATCGACCCCGGTGGCCCGCACCACCGCACCGGCCGTCAGCAGCGAGGGCAGCGGCGCGGCGGTTGCAGTTGCAGATGCGCCGATCACCTCATCCTCGGCGTCGACCACCTCCAGCTCGGACACAGCGAGTCCCTCGGGTGCATGAACCACCTCGCCGAGGAGTGCCAGGAAGCGTCGATGGTGGGCTGCGAGTTCTTCGGTGGTGTACAGCGCCGGGTTGCCGAGGAAGTCGACGCGGGTACTCGTACCGGCGACACCGGGGTAGACGTTGACCATCATGTCGTCGATGGGTCCGCTCGAGAGCACACGGTATTCGCCGATGACGTCGCCGAGCCGAATTGTGCTGTTGTACATCATGATGTTGACCGTGGGACCGAACACGCCGCGTCCGGCAGCGGCACTGCCGGTGCCGTCGCCGGTTGCTCGCTGCATGTCCTCGACGCGGAACCTCTGATGGCGAAGTGCACCGGTGAGTTCCACTTGAATCCGTCGAAGGAGTTCTTCGACGGTGACCCCAGGTTCGACGCCGATGCGCAGCGGCACGACGTTGGACATCATGCCGGACGATTCGCGCAGTTTGGTGGTCGCTCGGCCCGAGACTGGCAAGCTGAGCATCACGTCTTCGGTGTCGGTCATGCGCGCGAGATAGAGCGCGAACGTGGCGAGCACGACGGGAACGTCGGAGGAGTTGTACCGATGTGCCACTGCGGCAACGGCTTCGGTGAGGTCCGCGTCCAACACGGCACCGACACTCACCGTCACTCCGCTGGGAGCGGCAGGTTCACTCGGGCTTCCGGCCAGCCTCGGGGCCTCGAGGTGGCCGTCGAGTCGGCCCAGCCAGTACTGACGGTCGGTCTCGTAGCGGGAGGAGTCGGGGTACGCCGCCTCGTAGTCGTAGATCTCCCGCACTCCGATGGCACGAGTCTTCGGGATCTCGGTGCCCTCGGTCAGCGCGGTGTAGACCGCAGCGGTGCGCTCCTGCACCGAGATTGCGCCGAGGCCGTCCATCACGATGTGGTGAGCCCGGCTGTACCAGTAGTAGTGGCAAGGGCCCACTCGGATGATGTCGGAGGCGATCAGTTGGTCGCGAACCAGATCCACGGGCTGCCGGTACTGCTCGTCCATGTAGCGCTGGGCATCCTCGATGGGATGGTCGCGGTCCGTGAAGTCGCGGTAGATCATCGCGTACGGCACCCGCAGGTCCGACCACTGGTACGGGTGACCGTCGTCCACGCCGATTCGTACGGCAGGCGATTCGAGCCGTCGGCAGGCGATGTCCGTCGCACGAATCAACACGGCCGGATCGATATCACCGCGGATCTCGACGTATTGCGCGATGGTGAACGGCACGTCCGGTGCCAGCTGCTGAGCGAGGTAGATATTCATCTGAGCAGCCGACAGGGGGAAGCGGCCATCCTCGAACCGCTCGTCCGCCTCTGGCGACACTCCCCGACCTCCTCAACGGACGCGCCCTGACGGCTTCGATTCGGCCTGCGCGCCGCTCATCGACGTCGATCTTTCATCGCCCATTACAAACTAGTCGACCGGGTGTGAATGCTCTACCTGGATCGAACGACAGGTACGCCAGATTGTCCACTCCCCTTTAGGCTGTGCACGCGAATACATTTCCTCGACCGAGAGGCCACCGACGATGGCAACCAGTTCCACTGATACCCGAGTTCGGAAATCGGGTAGAAAGCGGCCGATTCTCATCACGGTGGGCGTATTTCTGGTCATTGTCATTGCTTTTGTGGTGTGGCTTGGTTACGAGTCCTATTCCGCGCAGTCGAGTCTGACGGCCACGCGCGACGCGGCCACTCAGGCCAAGGACGCGTTGCTCGACGGCGATTCGGCCGGAGCCGAGGCAGCAGCGGCTCGTGCCTCCGAATCTGCGAACGATGCAGTCTCGGCGACGACGTCCATCCCGTTTTCGATAGCCAAAGCCGTTCCTTATCTCGGTAGTCCCTTGAAATCGGTAGCGCAGATCAGCGATGTGGTGCAGGGATTGGCCGTGGATGTGCTGGCCCCCGCGTCGGCAGCGGGTGCCAGCCTGAACCCGAGCAGCCTCGTCGAGGGCGGCGGCAAGGTGGACACCGCGGCGCTGCGGGACGCGCAACCGGTGCTGCAGCAAACCTCCGCCGCGGCCGCCGAGCTCAGTGAGCGTGCCCAGCAGGTGGAGGAGCCCGCATTCCTCGGCGTGGTGGACGAGGCTCGCACGTCATTGATCGATCAGACGAACGAACTCGCGAATCTGCTCACCAACACCCGGATCGCCAGTGAACTACTGCCGTCGATGCTCGGCGACAACGGCCCGCGCAGTTACTTTCTCGCATTCCAGACCAACGCGGAGGCTCGGGGCACCGGCGGGTTGCTCGGTGGCTACGGCATCATCCGGGCCGAGAACGGTACGGCCCGAGTCGACACTCTCGGTGCGAACAACGAACTCGAATTCGCGAAACAGCCCATCGATCTGGGTCCCGAGTACAACGCACTGTGGGCCCCGCGAAACACCACCACCGACTTCCGTAACTCGAATGCGAGTCCGCACTTTCCGTATGCCGGCCAGATCTGGTCGTCCATGTGGACGGAGCAGACGGGTGAGGTGCTCAACGGCGCTATTGCCACCGACCCGATTGCATTGAGCTACATCCTCGGTGCCACCGGCCCGGTCACGTTGGCCGACGGCGAGCAGATCACCGCCGAGAACGTCGTCGACATCACCCTCAGCACCGCGTATTCCAGGTTCGGCGACGACCAGCTGGCTCGCAAAGCCTACCTGCAGGAGATCGCCGCGGCGGTGGTGCAGAAGATGACCACCGGCGCGGCACCCACCAGGTCTTTGCTCGACGCGGTGGGCCGCGCCGGCAGCGAGGGCCGAATCTCGGTGTGGAGTGCAGACCCGGCCGAGCAGGCAATTCTGGCCGGCACCAAAGTGGGTCACGTGTTGCCGGACAGCCCGGCACCGTTCGCCGACGTGGTGGTCAACAACGCCGGCGGCAACAAACTCGATTACTACCTGACTCGCGACATCACGTATTCGGCTGAATTCTGCACAGCCGGTACCCGCAAGTCGACGGTGACGGCAACGCTCACCAACAACGTGGATCCGAACGGCCTGACGCCCTACGTGGCGAGCACATTCCAGCCGACGGTGGAGTACGGCACCAACGAATCGATCGTCTACCTGTACGGCACTCAGGGCGCGAAGATCACGTCGATGAAGGTCAACGGGATCACGGGATTCTCCATCCAGGCCGGCACCGAGCTCGGCAGGCCGGTGCAGGCTGCGTACCTCACCATTCCGCCGGGTAAGTCGCAGACGGTGACGTGGGAACTCGAGGAGCCCTCCGCTCCGGGCGAGGCGACGGTGCCCGTCCAGCCTTTGGTGGATCAACCCACGGTGAGCATCGACGTTCCGCAGTGCTGAACATCCCCGGCGTCTTCGTCACAGTCGACGCGAGGGTAGTGCAGTTGCCCGAAGACTGACCTACAGTTTCGTTCCGTGATAGGAAAAAGACGTAGCGACGAGATACGGCCCCCAGAACAGACACATCCATTTCTTTGGATTGTATTGGTGATCCTCGTAATTGCCGTTGTCGCGCTGTTCGTTCTCACCGAGTACGAGGGTCGGCTCTAGCGACCGGTAGCGCAAAAACGTACGCGCAGACGGCCTAAGCCGGACTCCTCACGATCGAGGTGAGTCCGCCCTCCTGCTGACTACTTCCGCGGTCTTGGGTTTTCGATGCGCCGCTTCCTCCCCGATATCCGGGTGCACGCTGCGTACCTCACCATTCGCCGGGCAAGTCGCGGACGGTGACATGGGAACACGCGGAGCCCTACGCAGGAGGTGAGGCGACGGTGCCCGTGCAGCCGTTGGTGGATGAGCCCACGGTGAGCGTCGACGTTCCGCAGTGCTGATCGCACCGTAACTCGCCCACACTCTCGTCGGTCCAGATGCCGGACCGGCGAGAGTGGTGGTCGGAGTAATTCAATCGAATGAACTTTCCAGTGACCTCAGGTCTGGCGACGGTCGAGGTAAGTGCACACATATCTCGCGTTATGCACCCGTTTCAAACCGCAGCGTTTGCCCACCACATTGATGTTCCTGCTCGAATGCTCGAGTTTTCACCGGCCTTCAACTGGCGCGCTCCCAGCCGATACCCATACAAAGGCACGGAAAACCCAGCCCTGACAAGGGCACATAACGTGTGTCGAGTGCCCCTTGAAGCGGCACATAGCGCGTGAAATGAGCTGTAGCAGAAGATTTTTCACGAGCAGAAGCCGTGTAGCTTCGGGTTTGCCAGACAGCAGGCAACAACCCAGGAGGTACTCACATGACCCAGAAGAAGATCGACCCGAGCATCAGCGGCAGGCTCACTGCAGCTATTCAGCTACTGGCCGTAGTCGTCTTGGCAGCGCAGCTTCCCAACGTCTCGACCCCGCTACTCCTGGCGGCGATGACCCTCGCGGGACTTGTCATCGGTGCAAGTGGGCGACCGAAGCCGAAATCCTCGCGGTCGAAGTGAGTCCGACGTTCCACCAACTACTTCCGCAGTCTCGGGTTTTCAGTGCCGTTTCTGGGCAGAGTCTCCGGCCGCTGGGATCGAGGGTAGGTCTCGGGTTCCCGAGCTGCCTCTGCTGTACGCGGGCCGGCAGCAGGAGACGCGGAAGCAGACCGAGGGGATGTCTGTCGTGTCGGCGGAGCAGGCACCGGTGCGGGAGTGGGAGGGGACACCGGCGTCAGTGGGGCAACGGGTGCCTGAGGTGCCGGCGCGGGGACCGGCGGTGTCACCTGCTTGGGCAGGTTGGTGTCGGCGGTGTAGTTGTACGAGTAGCTGTACATGTCGCCCTTCTTCGAAGGCGTCAATGCCAGCACCACACCGAGGACGTGCGCTCCGATTGTTTCCAGATTGCCGATGGACCTGGACAACTCGTTGCTCTTGGTATGCCCGTAGCGGGTGACCAAGAGGGCACCGTCGGCATGGGTGGTCAGGACGGCCGAGTCGGTCACCGGCAACAACGGCGCACCATCGACGATGACGTAGTCGAACTTGGAGCGCAGTTCCACCAGCAAGGCGCGAGACGCTTCCGAACCCAGTAGCTCGGACGGGTTCGGCGGGATCGGACCGGACGCCATAGCTTGCAGGCCCTCGTACTTGGTCGGCTGAAGCACCTCGTCCACTTTCGCCTGCCCAGCCAGCACGGTGCTCAGGCCGACCGAACCGATGAGGCCCATGTACTTCGAGATGCGAGGACGACGCAGATCGCCTTCGACGAGAACGACATGATGGCCGGCTTCGGCGAGCGAGATCGCCAAATTCAGTGCAGTGGTCGTCTTACCCTCGCTCGGAATCGCACTGGTGACAACGATGACGCGCGGCGGATGATCGACTTCGAGGAATTGCAGGTTGGTGCGGAGCTCACGGAATGCCTCGGCGCTGGCCGATTGGGTGAGGTCTTGGAAATCGACTGCCGGATGCGCCTTGCGTTCCTTGTCGAACGGAATAGTGCCTACGAGCGACTTGCCGGAGATCGACTCGATCTCACGACGATTCTTGATCGTGTTGTCCAAACGGTCGCGCAAGACCGCCAGTGCGATGCCGAGGAGCAGGCCGACGGCGGCACCCAAGGCGAGGTTGCGCTTGGTCTTGGGGCTGACAGGCGTCGACGATGCATCGGCCTGCTGGAAGGTCTTCACTCCGGCCGACGGGGTTCCCCCGTCCTCAGGGGTTTCGAGCTCGCGTACCTGGTTGGTCAGCTCGGTTGCCATTGCATTGGCAATGTCGCGAGCAATCGCCGGCGATGCATCGGTGACGGTGATGTCGAACAGAACGGTATCGGGGGTCGACGATGCCTTCACCTTCGCAGCCAGTTGCGACGGCGTCAGTCCGAGCGGCAGAACTTCGAGAACTCGAGCGGCTAACGCTTCACTGGTGACCAACTCGGAGTACGACGCCACACGTTGTTGGGAGAACAGGTTGCCCTGGTATGCCTCATTGACCGAGGTACCACCAGACGTCGAGACGAACATCCGTGCGCTGGACTCGTAGAGCGGCGTCGTCAACAGGGACGCACCCAAGGCCCCCAGGATCGCTACGACCACGGTGACGGCGATGATGATCCACCTCGCCTTCAGGATTTTCAGATAATCCTGTATCTCCATGCTTCGCGCTCCTCGTTCGTTTCGTACAGCTCGCAACGTGTCACTGCGTGGCTCAATCGTTACATAGCTGGTTGCTTTCCGTGCACCGGATGAGCTCGGGGTTGACGCGTGTCAATTCATTCGTTCGATATGCGAGCACAACTAAGTTAATTCCCCGTTGTGACGTGTCACCGGGGCAATCGAGCCCAATTCGTGCGTGCGAACTTCACTGTTCGGCTCTGTTCCTCTATTACGGTCACGCTTGCCTGTGCAGCGACGATAGACAGGAACACACCCACAACGTCACTCGAAGTGATCCTCGACACCCGACCGCCTCGAGCTGCTGGTCGACCGAAACAGCGACCCGGTTCTCACTCGGAGCAGCGGATACCACAGAACGATGACGCGAACACGCCCGTGCGATGTCGATGAGCAACCTGACTCCGGCACCACTCGCTGCGTGTGCCGCAGATCCGGACGGATCGGCACGGCCGACGCCTCGCCCCTCGGCACAACACGCTCACTCGTAGCGAACCCGCGTTCTTTGCACCATCCCCTGTATCGGTACTTCACGAAACTTACTGGCGATCGTAACAAACCGGCCTATTTGCTAAAGCCTCGCATTCGGGGAGTTACCCGGCGTCTACGCGCTTATTACGGACTCGGTCCTGCATCCAAATCCGATTCCGCGAGACACTGACTTTTTTCGAAAACTGTTCGCACTCCGAACTATTCACTACACTCGCTTACTGAGACGACAAAGCACTTGTTGTATAACATCGCGTTCGACAGCGCATTTATCGATCGTGCACAGAGGTCGGCGAGCGCACAGCACATCACTTTCCGGTGGGGGCCACGCATGACTCGTACGGTCGCAATTATCGGCACGCGCGGATATCCGAGTTTCTACGGTGGATTCGAGACCCTGGTTCGGCATCTCGCGCCCTACCTGGCAGATCACGGGTGGAACGTCGTGGTCTACGGCAGGCATGCTGCGCTGAGCTCCAATCCAGCAGATATGGATCCGCGGGTGCGGTCGGTCGTCACACCCGGTTTCGACAGCAAATCCGCGAGCACACTCACCTACGGTGCCACGTCCTCGCTTCATGCACTAGTCACGAAACCTGATGCGGCACTTGTGATGAACGTCGCGAACGGCTTCTGGTTACCGTTCCTTCGTCTCCGCAACATTCCTACGTTGGTCAACGTCGACGGCATCGAGTGGGAACGCGAGAAATGGGGCCGGATCGCCAAGACGATCTTCGCCATCGGCGGCCGCGCGACTGCGCAGCATGCCACTACTCTGATCTATGACTCCCGCGAATTGGGCGCTCGATGGGAGGAACTCTCCGGCAGAACGGGGGTGTTCATTCCGTACGGTGGTGACCCTCGAACCGGAGATGACCCACCCGAAGGGCTCGGTCGACGCAAGTACGTGCTGATGGTCGCGCGATTCGTACCCGAGAACACGATCACCGCCTTTCTCGATGCGGCCGAGAAGCTCAGCGACCGTTGGAATGTGGTCATCGTCGGTTCATCCGGATACGGCGGCGAATTCGACAACCGCGTGGCCGCGCTGGCTGCGGAGAAGCCCAACGTGAGGTGGTACGGGCATCTCAGCGACGATGACACCTTGTACTCACTGTGGGAGAACGCCGGTGCATATTTCCACGGCCACAGTGTGGGCGGCACCAATCCTGCCCTGGTGCAGGCCATGGCCTGCGGCGCACCGGTGGTGGCTCGAGACACCGTCTACAACCGCGAAGTTCTCGGCGAAGGAGCACTTTTCGTCGAACCGGCGCCGCACAGCATCGCCGCCGGTATCGAAACCTTGCTCAACGACTCCGAACTACAGCAGAAGTTCAGCTCCATCTCGACCCAACGCGCTCACGACCTTTACACGTGGGACCGGGTCTGCGCCGATTACGACAGCGCGTTACGCAGTCATCTGCCGTCGGACGAAGTAGTCAGCGAACCGAAGATCGCGCGGGAGTGATGCGCGAATTCACGGGCCGAACGACGATATCCGCCAGCGGGATTCCGCAGAGATTGCACCTGGAACACCAGTGCCCGAAACGCGAGCCCGGCACCCACGACCACGCCCCACCACAGCCGCTGCAGTCCTGACCGGGCCAGGTCGGCGCGGTAGAACTCGTAGAGGTTGAGCACCCAGGCCGAGTTGGTCTCGGTCGTGGTGTTGCTGCTGCTGCCCACCAGGTGTCGTGCCCGGGCGCGAGGCTGAATCAATACCGCGCCACCACTGAGGCTTACCCGCCAACAGAACTCGATGTCCTCGGCATACATGAACCAGCGTTCACTCAGTCCGCCAACTCGACGCCAGGTCTCGGCGTCGACCATCAGACAGGCACCGGTGACCCAGTCGACGGCCACAAGATCGTTGCCGATATCGGACGGCAGCAGGTAATGGCCTTGCAATCCGCGTCTGCCACGGGCAAGCCTGGAGAGCCCGAAGTAGTGCGAGGCCATCGCCCACGCGGTGGGCATCCGGCCGGCCGCGGCCACTCGCACAT
The nucleotide sequence above comes from Rhodococcoides fascians A25f. Encoded proteins:
- a CDS encoding polysaccharide biosynthesis tyrosine autokinase; translation: MEIQDYLKILKARWIIIAVTVVVAILGALGASLLTTPLYESSARMFVSTSGGTSVNEAYQGNLFSQQRVASYSELVTSEALAARVLEVLPLGLTPSQLAAKVKASSTPDTVLFDITVTDASPAIARDIANAMATELTNQVRELETPEDGGTPSAGVKTFQQADASSTPVSPKTKRNLALGAAVGLLLGIALAVLRDRLDNTIKNRREIESISGKSLVGTIPFDKERKAHPAVDFQDLTQSASAEAFRELRTNLQFLEVDHPPRVIVVTSAIPSEGKTTTALNLAISLAEAGHHVVLVEGDLRRPRISKYMGLIGSVGLSTVLAGQAKVDEVLQPTKYEGLQAMASGPIPPNPSELLGSEASRALLVELRSKFDYVIVDGAPLLPVTDSAVLTTHADGALLVTRYGHTKSNELSRSIGNLETIGAHVLGVVLALTPSKKGDMYSYSYNYTADTNLPKQVTPPVPAPAPQAPVAPLTPVSPPTPAPVPAPPTRQTSPRSASASPAAGPRTAEAAREPETYPRSQRPETLPRNGTENPRLRK
- a CDS encoding DUF4012 domain-containing protein; this translates as MATSSTDTRVRKSGRKRPILITVGVFLVIVIAFVVWLGYESYSAQSSLTATRDAATQAKDALLDGDSAGAEAAAARASESANDAVSATTSIPFSIAKAVPYLGSPLKSVAQISDVVQGLAVDVLAPASAAGASLNPSSLVEGGGKVDTAALRDAQPVLQQTSAAAAELSERAQQVEEPAFLGVVDEARTSLIDQTNELANLLTNTRIASELLPSMLGDNGPRSYFLAFQTNAEARGTGGLLGGYGIIRAENGTARVDTLGANNELEFAKQPIDLGPEYNALWAPRNTTTDFRNSNASPHFPYAGQIWSSMWTEQTGEVLNGAIATDPIALSYILGATGPVTLADGEQITAENVVDITLSTAYSRFGDDQLARKAYLQEIAAAVVQKMTTGAAPTRSLLDAVGRAGSEGRISVWSADPAEQAILAGTKVGHVLPDSPAPFADVVVNNAGGNKLDYYLTRDITYSAEFCTAGTRKSTVTATLTNNVDPNGLTPYVASTFQPTVEYGTNESIVYLYGTQGAKITSMKVNGITGFSIQAGTELGRPVQAAYLTIPPGKSQTVTWELEEPSAPGEATVPVQPLVDQPTVSIDVPQC
- a CDS encoding glycosyltransferase family 2 protein — translated: MSRPEVSVLIVTYNSSHVIGDCLSALGSEHEVIVYDNASSDETVTLIEETFPHCSVIAGDLNLGFAGGVNKAAAQATGRNIMLLNPDAVISAADVRILAETVASTHGGIVAPLIRTDDVRVAAAGRMPTAWAMASHYFGLSRLARGRRGLQGHYLLPSDIGNDLVAVDWVTGACLMVDAETWRRVGGLSERWFMYAEDIEFCWRVSLSGGAVLIQPRARARHLVGSSSNTTTETNSAWVLNLYEFYRADLARSGLQRLWWGVVVGAGLAFRALVFQVQSLRNPAGGYRRSAREFAHHSRAIFGSLTTSSDGR
- a CDS encoding glycosyltransferase, yielding MTRTVAIIGTRGYPSFYGGFETLVRHLAPYLADHGWNVVVYGRHAALSSNPADMDPRVRSVVTPGFDSKSASTLTYGATSSLHALVTKPDAALVMNVANGFWLPFLRLRNIPTLVNVDGIEWEREKWGRIAKTIFAIGGRATAQHATTLIYDSRELGARWEELSGRTGVFIPYGGDPRTGDDPPEGLGRRKYVLMVARFVPENTITAFLDAAEKLSDRWNVVIVGSSGYGGEFDNRVAALAAEKPNVRWYGHLSDDDTLYSLWENAGAYFHGHSVGGTNPALVQAMACGAPVVARDTVYNREVLGEGALFVEPAPHSIAAGIETLLNDSELQQKFSSISTQRAHDLYTWDRVCADYDSALRSHLPSDEVVSEPKIARE